The following proteins are encoded in a genomic region of Paenibacillus sp. FSL R7-0273:
- a CDS encoding AzlD domain-containing protein has translation MEVRLDIFLIILGAALVTFIPRVLPLMLLSRITIPEWGMRWLNYMPIAVMSALIAQELFIDGGRFSALSTNVELIAALPTFWVAVKTRSLLGTVITGVLSLMLLRLLF, from the coding sequence ATGGAAGTAAGGCTGGATATCTTTCTGATTATTCTCGGAGCCGCATTAGTCACCTTTATCCCGCGGGTGCTGCCGCTCATGCTGCTAAGCCGGATTACCATTCCCGAATGGGGAATGCGCTGGCTGAACTACATGCCTATCGCTGTAATGTCCGCACTCATCGCCCAGGAGCTGTTCATTGACGGCGGGCGGTTCTCGGCGCTCTCCACCAATGTAGAGCTGATCGCCGCCCTCCCCACCTTCTGGGTTGCCGTCAAAACCCGCAGCCTGCTGGGGACCGTCATTACCGGTGTGTTGTCTCTAATGCTGCTGCGGCTGTTATTCTGA
- a CDS encoding AzlC family ABC transporter permease — protein MKSESVPAELNARAAVSGESFLQGVKDCIPTLLGYLSIGFAAGVVEKTAGLSLAEIALISTILYAGSAQFIAAGMIAAGSTATSIIITILLVNLRHLLLSAALSPYFRHLTPLRNLLIGTLLTDETFGVAIQRSANRKAISEKWMHGLNITAYLNWIIANLAGAVLGQWISSPEEWGLDFALPAMFIGLLVLTLISRSKYALDITVGLIAMAVAVGLSILWSPSIGVIAAAVIASTIGAVMEKWK, from the coding sequence ATGAAATCCGAATCCGTACCGGCGGAGCTTAATGCTCGCGCAGCCGTCAGCGGGGAAAGCTTTCTGCAGGGGGTGAAGGATTGTATCCCGACCCTGCTCGGCTACCTGAGCATCGGCTTTGCGGCCGGTGTTGTCGAGAAAACCGCCGGCCTCTCACTGGCCGAAATCGCCTTGATCTCGACTATACTGTATGCGGGGTCGGCGCAGTTTATAGCCGCCGGGATGATCGCAGCCGGCAGCACGGCGACCAGCATCATTATTACGATTCTGCTGGTGAACCTCCGCCACCTGCTGCTGAGCGCAGCTCTCTCCCCGTATTTCCGCCATCTTACACCGCTGCGCAACCTGCTTATCGGCACACTGCTGACAGATGAGACCTTTGGTGTGGCGATTCAGAGAAGCGCAAACAGGAAGGCCATCAGCGAGAAATGGATGCACGGCCTTAATATTACAGCCTACCTGAACTGGATTATTGCCAATCTGGCCGGTGCTGTACTCGGTCAATGGATAAGCAGTCCGGAAGAATGGGGGCTGGACTTTGCCCTGCCGGCCATGTTCATCGGACTTCTGGTGCTTACACTGATCAGCAGAAGCAAATATGCGCTGGACATTACGGTCGGCCTTATTGCCATGGCTGTTGCTGTGGGCCTGTCCATCCTGTGGTCCCCCAGCATCGGCGTTATTGCTGCTGCGGTAATAGCCTCAACGATAGGAGCTGTAATGGAAAAATGGAAGTAA
- a CDS encoding beta-galactosidase translates to MKKPVADQKFELGVCYYPEHWPEEMWADDYRRMVETGFTIVRMGEFAWSIFEPEEGLFQFGLFDRAIDLAHSHGLKVILGTPTATPPAWLTHKYPEVLNVSQEGVTLQHGMRRHYNYSSPKYRELCARIVTEMAERYANHPGVAGWQIDNELNCEINVFYSESDHISFREWLKQKYGTLDKLNEAWGAIFWNQSYSDWSQVYLPRPTPVPKQPNPHQALDEKRFISDNTISFSKIQADILRSKAPEQWVTTNGLFGHLDSHELHDEQLDFFSYDSYPQFSSIHSDPDEQNPLADRSWSLSLSVIRSISPNYCIMEQQSGPGGWVNRMDMPSPKPGQMRLWTYQSIAHGADMVLYFRWRTATMGNEIYWHGINDYHNLPNRRVREAAAIGKELSAAGSTIIGTKAQASIAIVRDYDNEWDGEYDIWHGPFMWQSNKEWFKALQHKHIPTDVVYMRSKTTAKELSRYKVLVYPHPAIMTDETAAVLDEYVQQGGKLIFGCRTGYKDSRGQCYMRAFPGAAKELCGITVEEFTMVKGRRLPTTIKWAQGSEELTGADSFNDILHVEADTVEVMGTYASDYYAGKPAVTRNKRGLGEVWYYGAVFNEESALRIIGSLELVSPAAEWLELPSEVELQIRSSESASLTFLLNYNELPVEILLKEPRTDLLTGQTLSGTFIMDGFGVLVLQ, encoded by the coding sequence ATGAAGAAACCCGTTGCTGATCAGAAGTTTGAGCTGGGCGTCTGTTATTACCCGGAGCACTGGCCGGAGGAAATGTGGGCTGATGATTACCGCCGCATGGTGGAGACCGGATTCACAATAGTCCGGATGGGCGAATTTGCCTGGTCCATCTTTGAGCCTGAGGAAGGCCTCTTTCAGTTCGGGCTGTTCGACCGGGCCATTGACCTGGCGCACAGCCATGGGCTTAAGGTCATTCTGGGAACGCCGACGGCCACCCCGCCGGCCTGGCTTACCCATAAATATCCTGAGGTGCTGAACGTAAGCCAGGAGGGCGTAACCCTCCAGCACGGCATGCGGCGGCATTATAATTACAGCAGTCCCAAATACCGTGAGCTGTGTGCACGGATCGTAACTGAAATGGCTGAGCGTTATGCCAATCATCCGGGTGTTGCCGGCTGGCAGATTGATAATGAGTTGAATTGCGAAATAAATGTATTCTACTCTGAGAGCGATCATATCTCCTTCCGTGAATGGCTGAAGCAGAAATACGGTACGCTGGATAAGCTGAATGAAGCCTGGGGGGCCATATTCTGGAATCAGAGCTATTCAGACTGGTCACAGGTCTATCTGCCGCGTCCAACGCCTGTTCCGAAGCAGCCCAACCCGCATCAGGCGCTGGATGAGAAGCGCTTTATATCCGATAATACGATTTCCTTCTCCAAAATACAGGCCGATATTCTCCGCAGTAAGGCTCCGGAGCAATGGGTGACAACCAACGGCCTGTTCGGCCATCTTGACAGCCATGAGCTGCACGATGAGCAGCTGGATTTCTTCAGCTACGATTCTTATCCGCAGTTCTCCAGCATCCATTCCGATCCGGATGAGCAGAATCCGCTTGCTGACCGCAGCTGGAGCCTGTCCCTGTCGGTTATTCGTTCGATCAGCCCGAACTACTGCATTATGGAACAGCAGTCCGGCCCGGGCGGCTGGGTTAACCGTATGGATATGCCTTCACCCAAACCCGGTCAGATGCGTCTCTGGACTTACCAGTCCATTGCCCACGGTGCAGATATGGTGCTCTACTTCCGCTGGCGGACAGCCACCATGGGCAACGAAATTTACTGGCACGGTATTAACGACTATCACAACCTGCCGAACCGCCGGGTCCGTGAAGCCGCTGCTATCGGCAAGGAGCTCTCTGCAGCAGGCAGCACCATCATCGGCACGAAGGCCCAGGCCTCAATAGCCATTGTGCGTGATTACGATAATGAGTGGGACGGCGAATATGATATCTGGCACGGGCCGTTCATGTGGCAGAGCAATAAAGAGTGGTTTAAGGCCTTGCAGCATAAGCATATCCCTACTGATGTAGTGTACATGCGCAGCAAGACCACCGCTAAGGAGCTGTCCCGTTATAAGGTGCTCGTCTATCCGCATCCGGCCATCATGACTGATGAAACGGCAGCTGTGCTGGATGAATATGTACAACAGGGCGGCAAGCTCATCTTCGGCTGCCGGACCGGGTACAAGGATTCCCGTGGGCAGTGTTATATGCGGGCATTCCCGGGAGCTGCCAAGGAGCTGTGCGGAATTACCGTTGAAGAATTCACTATGGTCAAAGGCAGACGTCTCCCGACAACGATCAAATGGGCCCAGGGCAGCGAAGAGCTGACCGGTGCTGATTCGTTCAATGACATTCTGCATGTGGAGGCCGATACTGTAGAGGTCATGGGCACCTACGCCAGTGATTATTATGCCGGTAAGCCTGCGGTTACCCGGAACAAACGCGGACTGGGTGAGGTATGGTACTACGGAGCGGTATTTAATGAGGAATCGGCACTGCGCATCATCGGCAGCCTGGAGCTGGTCTCCCCTGCTGCCGAATGGCTGGAGCTTCCGTCTGAGGTAGAGCTCCAGATCCGCAGCAGCGAGTCTGCCAGTCTGACCTTCCTGCTCAACTACAACGAGCTGCCTGTCGAAATTCTGCTCAAGGAGCCGCGCACCGATCTGCTGACAGGACAAACACTGAGCGGTACATTTATTATGGATGGCTTCGGTGTACTGGTGCTGCAATAG
- a CDS encoding AraC family transcriptional regulator, producing MMKQRVLPAPAYAHYVCYPDFIGHYSGFPQHAVRRSEGMLSSYNLHLVFDGSGYVFQDGVRIPMGKGSGFLYSPGAYQQYGSDPMHPWEIRWVHFSTSVSLPLLEEADQSRGYFFTFDLNAGLDQLFEEVYSLSAAYETRSEPRLSAVLYEILVTLLQNSEPLHGSVPLEIRHSIRRTADLIHNECERPWTLESMSRLAGYSSYHFLRLFRSTMGKTPNRYLSECRLAKAKLLLVSTELPVEQIALQSGFQQSSYFIKVFRGAEGLPPSQYRRSFRS from the coding sequence ATGATGAAGCAACGGGTGCTCCCGGCTCCGGCCTATGCCCATTATGTCTGTTATCCGGATTTTATCGGACATTACAGCGGGTTCCCGCAGCATGCGGTCCGCAGGAGTGAGGGGATGCTCAGCAGCTACAATCTGCATCTGGTTTTTGACGGCTCCGGATACGTGTTTCAGGACGGGGTAAGGATTCCAATGGGAAAAGGCAGCGGCTTCCTCTATTCCCCGGGAGCCTATCAACAGTATGGCTCGGACCCCATGCACCCGTGGGAGATCCGCTGGGTTCACTTCAGCACCTCGGTATCTTTGCCTTTGCTGGAGGAGGCAGACCAGTCACGGGGGTATTTCTTCACCTTTGATCTGAATGCCGGCCTTGATCAGCTGTTCGAGGAGGTGTACAGCCTCAGTGCAGCCTATGAGACCAGGAGCGAGCCGCGGCTGTCAGCTGTTTTGTATGAAATTCTGGTAACTCTGCTGCAGAATTCCGAACCGCTGCACGGCTCGGTCCCGCTGGAAATCCGCCATTCGATCCGCCGCACGGCTGATCTGATCCATAACGAATGTGAGCGGCCCTGGACGCTTGAGAGCATGTCGAGGCTGGCAGGATACAGCAGCTATCATTTTCTGCGGCTGTTCCGCTCCACCATGGGGAAGACACCCAACCGCTATTTAAGCGAATGCCGTCTGGCCAAGGCCAAGCTGCTGCTGGTCTCAACAGAGCTGCCGGTAGAGCAGATTGCCCTGCAAAGCGGCTTTCAGCAATCCAGCTATTTTATCAAGGTGTTTAGAGGGGCAGAAGGCCTGCCTCCAAGCCAGTACCGCCGCTCTTTCCGCTCATAA
- a CDS encoding ABC transporter ATP-binding protein has protein sequence MLRVENIKHSFKTGNEWTTVLHDISFTVNKGEMVALLGSSGSGKSTMLNLMAGLMKPTEGHIYIADHDIVQMGENKLAEFRRKHIGFIFQAYELITSLTVRENVELPLVFQSVSPSVRKQKALALLEQVGIPDKADLFPSQLSGGQQQRVSIARSLITEPSVIFADEPTGNLDTRTEEEIIAILLKLNQSLKTTFIVVTHELEVAEQMQRTFSLRDGYLINNQQPAADAEAAEGGAG, from the coding sequence ATGTTGCGAGTTGAAAATATCAAGCATTCGTTCAAAACCGGCAATGAATGGACCACGGTTCTGCACGACATCAGTTTTACTGTTAACAAAGGAGAGATGGTCGCGCTGCTCGGCAGCTCCGGCTCAGGTAAATCCACCATGCTGAACCTGATGGCCGGACTGATGAAGCCGACGGAAGGCCATATCTACATTGCCGACCATGACATCGTCCAGATGGGCGAGAATAAGCTGGCGGAATTCCGCCGTAAGCACATCGGCTTTATCTTTCAGGCATACGAGCTGATTACAAGCCTTACGGTGCGTGAAAATGTGGAGCTGCCGCTAGTATTCCAGTCTGTCTCACCCTCGGTCCGCAAGCAAAAAGCGCTGGCGCTGCTGGAGCAGGTCGGTATTCCCGACAAGGCGGATCTGTTCCCGTCACAGCTGTCAGGAGGTCAGCAGCAGCGGGTCAGTATCGCCCGTTCACTGATTACCGAGCCGTCCGTTATCTTTGCGGATGAGCCAACCGGGAATCTGGATACCCGGACAGAGGAAGAGATTATTGCAATTCTGCTGAAGCTGAACCAGTCCCTGAAGACAACCTTTATTGTTGTTACACACGAACTGGAGGTGGCGGAGCAGATGCAGCGCACCTTCTCCCTGCGTGACGGCTATCTGATCAACAATCAGCAGCCGGCAGCGGATGCGGAAGCTGCGGAAGGAGGCGCCGGATGA
- a CDS encoding ABC transporter permease, translating into MKIRDISRMAWDQVKRRKVVTGLCMTGISIGCAAIIVALSIGQSAQTYVTDEVNRNFKMDEITVTPGGGIPSRGGGGGSAETNENLDPGKLTAQKLEIIKSLNHVVAAAPFEDAGYMQMLTVDNKIADIQVKATDLRMLGEFGFKFKQGGVTDLPGMVVLNYGATLGLIDNETRQKLYEQMGADPFSSDLMDQYNKMSTLPSEIYRQQVQLQATDYSTTEGNIKLSSALQVGGILATAEGTDDLRASYEKIMYVSLETAAQLTQQLSFGNNNGMTPNVEENSYKSVTVKVDSTDNIKSVEAMIQKLNLNAMDNLYQQEMLKEQFDMIKMAALGIGVFILIIASISIIVAMTMSTHQRRRQIGIMKVLGANMGQIRNMFITEAALLGLLGGMLGVLFSYLIIMGLNKLVGTAGDSLNFVIPLTTIPVGLAFAIMTGVLSGIYPAISASRTDALTAIKRD; encoded by the coding sequence ATGAAGATCAGGGATATTTCCCGGATGGCCTGGGATCAGGTGAAACGGCGCAAGGTCGTTACCGGGCTGTGTATGACAGGGATTTCGATCGGCTGTGCAGCCATTATCGTGGCGCTCAGCATCGGACAATCCGCCCAGACCTATGTAACCGATGAGGTTAACCGGAATTTTAAAATGGACGAGATCACCGTTACTCCCGGCGGGGGCATTCCCTCACGCGGAGGAGGCGGCGGCTCAGCAGAAACTAATGAGAACCTTGATCCGGGCAAGCTTACAGCCCAGAAGCTGGAGATTATCAAGAGCCTGAATCATGTCGTAGCCGCTGCACCTTTTGAGGATGCCGGTTATATGCAGATGCTTACCGTCGATAATAAAATTGCCGATATTCAGGTCAAAGCAACAGACCTGCGGATGTTAGGCGAGTTCGGCTTTAAATTCAAGCAGGGCGGTGTTACAGATCTGCCGGGAATGGTTGTGCTGAATTATGGTGCCACCCTCGGACTGATAGACAACGAGACCCGGCAGAAGCTGTATGAGCAGATGGGAGCCGATCCGTTCAGCTCTGATCTGATGGATCAATATAACAAAATGTCCACCCTTCCTTCCGAGATATACAGGCAGCAGGTGCAGCTGCAGGCCACTGATTACTCCACAACGGAGGGGAACATCAAGCTCAGCTCAGCACTGCAGGTTGGCGGTATTCTGGCTACAGCGGAAGGAACCGATGATCTGCGCGCCTCGTACGAGAAGATTATGTATGTATCGCTTGAGACGGCGGCGCAGCTGACACAGCAATTATCCTTTGGTAATAATAACGGCATGACTCCGAACGTGGAGGAGAACAGCTACAAAAGCGTTACAGTCAAGGTTGACAGTACAGATAATATCAAATCGGTTGAAGCCATGATCCAGAAGCTGAATCTGAACGCCATGGACAATCTGTATCAGCAGGAGATGCTCAAAGAGCAGTTCGATATGATCAAAATGGCTGCGCTCGGCATAGGGGTATTCATCCTGATTATTGCTTCTATCTCAATCATTGTGGCCATGACCATGTCCACGCATCAGCGCAGACGTCAGATCGGCATCATGAAGGTGCTTGGCGCCAACATGGGACAGATCCGCAATATGTTCATTACGGAGGCAGCTCTGCTGGGCCTGCTTGGGGGAATGCTGGGAGTGCTTTTCTCCTATCTGATTATCATGGGGCTGAATAAGCTCGTAGGTACAGCAGGTGACAGCCTGAACTTTGTTATCCCGTTAACGACCATTCCGGTCGGACTGGCTTTTGCGATTATGACTGGTGTACTGTCCGGTATTTATCCGGCGATCAGTGCCTCCAGAACCGATGCGCTTACAGCCATTAAAAGGGATTAA
- a CDS encoding efflux RND transporter periplasmic adaptor subunit, whose amino-acid sequence MKRIIKCSLKWIIIAVIIIGAGYMLYGKMFKDKEPEIVMEPPQVISFPVTEETMTSTVQVKGRSQYQEETLVYAPFASKVTGWKVENGGQVKKGDVLFTLDQSTLKNEIAQTEAAIRKAELEAELNAFVSQQEDENAAPIGTEAERLKALAAEEAARLNDELNQVNAQIQQKDLADKKSKLNTAVYHAPATGIFLYDSSTERPQTVSDNQYIGKIVDLNKLEFIASVGEQDIFKIKQGMKVNVKMTAMKDLILSGEVTEVSKFATNTTGQNSASQIPQFEVVISLQPDERLIGGLSLSGDIETLRRENAVVVSSMAVIHEGEQAFVMLDKGDGVYERQEITIGLETSDKTEVLTGLKAGDTVVLQ is encoded by the coding sequence ATGAAAAGGATAATAAAGTGCAGCCTGAAATGGATTATCATCGCGGTAATCATTATAGGCGCAGGGTATATGCTCTATGGAAAAATGTTTAAGGATAAAGAGCCCGAAATTGTGATGGAGCCGCCTCAGGTGATCAGCTTTCCCGTGACCGAGGAGACCATGACGAGCACCGTCCAGGTTAAAGGAAGATCACAATATCAGGAAGAAACACTCGTCTATGCACCCTTTGCTTCTAAGGTAACCGGCTGGAAGGTGGAGAACGGCGGACAGGTGAAGAAGGGGGATGTGCTCTTTACGCTGGACCAGTCTACGCTTAAGAATGAGATTGCCCAGACTGAAGCAGCAATCCGCAAGGCTGAGCTGGAAGCTGAGCTTAATGCCTTTGTCAGCCAGCAGGAGGATGAGAATGCGGCTCCGATCGGCACAGAGGCAGAGCGTCTGAAGGCGCTGGCAGCCGAAGAGGCGGCAAGGCTGAATGATGAGCTGAACCAGGTGAATGCACAAATCCAGCAGAAGGATCTTGCAGATAAAAAATCCAAGCTGAACACCGCAGTCTATCATGCACCGGCAACAGGGATTTTCCTGTATGACAGCAGTACTGAACGTCCCCAGACAGTATCTGATAACCAGTATATCGGCAAAATTGTCGACCTTAACAAGCTGGAATTCATCGCCTCTGTCGGTGAGCAGGATATCTTCAAAATCAAGCAGGGGATGAAGGTTAACGTTAAAATGACGGCGATGAAGGATCTGATCCTGAGCGGTGAAGTAACCGAGGTTTCGAAATTTGCGACCAACACTACCGGGCAAAATTCAGCCAGTCAAATCCCGCAATTCGAGGTGGTAATTTCACTGCAGCCGGACGAGCGTCTGATCGGCGGACTTAGCCTGAGCGGGGATATTGAAACCCTGCGCAGGGAGAATGCGGTGGTCGTTTCCAGTATGGCTGTTATCCACGAAGGGGAGCAGGCCTTTGTCATGCTGGATAAAGGGGACGGGGTCTATGAGCGCCAGGAAATTACAATCGGGCTGGAAACCTCTGATAAAACTGAGGTTCTGACCGGCCTGAAGGCGGGAGATACAGTCGTTCTTCAATAG
- the nagZ gene encoding beta-N-acetylhexosaminidase has protein sequence MIHIRRKGIIITTLFYTLLTIGCSNSSPTAAETSLPATPSPSAPQVTPDITLPPSASPTSGSDTGNNDSIDKLIAGMTLEQKIGQMLLAGIDGGAPDSEAKRMIAEDQIGGIILYKDNISSLKSMVSLINGLKESNSSNAVPLFMSVDQEGGKVSRMPKEYAAIPANSTIGAAADPQNAHKLGSLLARQVLSAGFNMNFAPVLDINSNPDNPVIGDRSFGNTAELVTRLGIAEMQGIAGEGVIPVIKHFPGHGDTSVDSHLELPVVNKSAAQLAQLEWLPFQAAVKEGADAVMIAHILYPQLDPDKPASLSAEIISGLLRKQMGFSGVVITDDMTMGAITDHYTLPAAAVDTVLAGSDILLIAHGYANEQKVRAALLDSVHSGVISEARIDQSVGRILELKEKYRLSDKPVAVPDLTELNQDIKSWRGTLGQ, from the coding sequence ATGATTCACATCCGACGGAAAGGCATAATCATTACCACTCTATTCTATACGCTGCTTACCATTGGCTGCAGCAACAGCAGCCCTACAGCAGCTGAAACTTCACTGCCTGCAACACCTTCACCGTCTGCACCGCAAGTCACGCCTGACATCACTTTACCGCCGTCAGCCTCACCCACTTCCGGATCAGATACCGGCAATAATGATAGTATAGACAAGCTAATTGCCGGAATGACGCTTGAGCAGAAGATCGGACAAATGCTGCTGGCCGGTATCGACGGCGGGGCACCGGACAGTGAAGCCAAACGGATGATTGCTGAAGATCAGATCGGCGGAATCATTCTGTACAAGGACAATATAAGCAGCCTAAAGAGCATGGTCAGCCTGATTAACGGCCTCAAGGAGAGCAACAGCAGCAATGCAGTGCCGCTGTTCATGAGCGTTGATCAGGAGGGTGGCAAGGTAAGCCGGATGCCGAAGGAATATGCAGCAATACCAGCGAACAGCACGATCGGAGCAGCCGCTGATCCGCAGAATGCGCACAAGCTGGGCAGCCTGCTTGCAAGACAAGTGCTGTCTGCCGGCTTTAATATGAACTTTGCCCCTGTGCTAGACATCAACAGCAACCCTGACAACCCGGTTATCGGGGACCGCTCCTTCGGGAATACCGCTGAGCTTGTAACCCGGCTCGGTATTGCCGAAATGCAGGGAATCGCCGGGGAAGGCGTAATTCCGGTTATCAAGCATTTTCCCGGTCACGGAGACACTTCCGTTGACTCTCATCTTGAGCTGCCTGTCGTGAATAAAAGCGCCGCCCAGCTTGCCCAGCTGGAATGGCTGCCGTTCCAGGCAGCAGTCAAGGAAGGTGCAGATGCTGTAATGATTGCCCATATTCTGTATCCGCAGCTTGATCCGGATAAGCCTGCATCTCTATCTGCAGAGATTATCAGCGGGCTGCTCCGCAAGCAGATGGGCTTCAGCGGAGTAGTTATTACTGACGATATGACAATGGGGGCCATCACTGATCACTATACACTGCCGGCGGCAGCGGTAGATACCGTGCTTGCAGGCAGCGACATATTGCTGATTGCCCATGGCTATGCTAACGAGCAAAAGGTGCGGGCAGCCCTTCTGGACAGTGTGCATAGCGGAGTCATCTCCGAAGCACGGATTGATCAGAGCGTCGGGCGGATTCTGGAGCTGAAGGAAAAGTACCGGCTTAGTGACAAGCCGGTTGCCGTGCCTGACCTGACGGAGCTGAACCAGGATATAAAGTCATGGCGCGGAACACTGGGACAATGA
- a CDS encoding ferritin yields the protein MKEDLMKTLNEQMNFEFYSAHVYLAMAAYCSGESLDGFANFFLVQAEEERFHAMKIYRFLNDRDYRATLAALPEPNNTYTSMLNAFEHAYAHEQQNTKKFYHLADLALDAREHATIYFLKWFIDEQVEEEALFSNIIAKLRRIETDSNAFYMLDAEFAARSFTPPAE from the coding sequence ATGAAGGAAGATTTAATGAAGACACTCAATGAACAGATGAACTTCGAGTTTTATTCCGCTCATGTCTATCTGGCAATGGCAGCGTATTGTTCCGGTGAAAGCCTTGACGGCTTCGCTAACTTTTTCCTGGTACAGGCTGAGGAGGAACGGTTTCATGCAATGAAGATTTACAGATTCCTCAATGACCGTGATTACCGCGCCACACTTGCTGCACTGCCGGAGCCGAATAACACGTATACTTCCATGCTGAATGCATTTGAGCACGCTTATGCCCATGAACAGCAGAATACCAAGAAATTCTATCACCTGGCCGATCTGGCGCTGGATGCGCGGGAGCATGCTACAATCTATTTCCTTAAATGGTTTATTGATGAGCAGGTGGAGGAAGAGGCGCTGTTCAGCAATATTATCGCCAAGCTCAGACGGATTGAGACGGACAGCAATGCTTTCTATATGCTGGATGCAGAGTTTGCAGCCCGCTCCTTTACACCGCCGGCTGAATAA
- a CDS encoding cation diffusion facilitator family transporter: MENYSDIKQSEKGAWLSLLAYIVLSAVKLLTGTFSGSQALLADGLNNSTDIIASIAILIGLKISRRPPDSNHSYGHFRAETVAALIASFIMVAVGFQVLYQGVNKFIQPVLETPDLIAAWTAAGSAAVMLIVYRYNIRLARRLNSNAMQAVAQDNRSDALVSIGAFTGIIGSQFGLPWLDPVTAVIVGLLICKTAWDIFSKATHDLTDGFDAGQLELMKQTVAGIAGVESIKDIKARVHGNNVLVDTTVLVKPSLNVVQSHDITEEIEDQLKGQYRVSNVLVHIEPV, from the coding sequence TTGGAAAACTACAGCGACATCAAACAAAGTGAAAAAGGAGCCTGGCTCAGCCTGCTGGCGTACATAGTGTTATCTGCAGTCAAGCTGCTGACCGGGACCTTCTCCGGCTCCCAGGCGCTGCTTGCCGACGGACTTAACAACAGCACCGACATTATTGCATCCATTGCTATTCTGATCGGTCTGAAAATATCGAGAAGGCCTCCGGATTCCAATCACAGCTACGGGCATTTCAGGGCAGAGACGGTTGCCGCACTGATTGCCTCATTCATCATGGTTGCTGTAGGGTTTCAAGTTCTGTATCAGGGTGTGAACAAGTTCATTCAGCCGGTGCTGGAGACACCTGACCTGATAGCCGCCTGGACGGCTGCAGGCAGCGCAGCGGTAATGTTAATCGTATACAGGTATAACATCAGGCTGGCCCGCAGGCTGAACAGCAATGCTATGCAGGCAGTGGCACAGGATAACCGGTCGGATGCGCTCGTCAGCATAGGGGCTTTTACCGGGATCATTGGATCGCAATTCGGCCTGCCCTGGCTTGATCCGGTAACCGCAGTTATTGTCGGCCTGCTGATCTGTAAAACAGCCTGGGACATTTTCAGCAAGGCCACCCATGACCTGACAGACGGCTTTGACGCCGGACAGCTGGAGCTGATGAAGCAGACGGTCGCGGGAATTGCCGGTGTGGAATCCATCAAGGATATTAAAGCGAGGGTGCACGGCAACAATGTGCTGGTCGATACGACGGTGCTTGTCAAACCCAGCCTGAACGTGGTGCAGAGCCATGATATAACCGAAGAGATCGAGGATCAGCTTAAGGGACAATATAGGGTGTCAAATGTGCTGGTGCATATTGAGCCGGTGTGA
- a CDS encoding NUDIX hydrolase gives MNKQPITDAQGLTEEQFLQSYDAGVYERPSVTVDMLIFTVMEQEQDNYRKLPEKSLQLLLIKRGQHPYLGQWALPGGFVSVDESIEDAARRELYTETNIDNIYMEQLYTWGDVGRDPRMRVISCSYMALVDRTTLNVQAGDDAADAAWFEVSHQLIETNRTELEQGYRLQRLFRITLHNGQTRLAGVVKHTETVHGHVRKAHSEIMESEGLAFDHLLMVQYAIERLRGKVEYTDIIFNLMPPLFTLSELQRVYEIILGKELLAAAFRRKIADSVTETDEYTKDAGHRPSRLYRYNTNKE, from the coding sequence ATGAACAAGCAACCGATAACCGATGCCCAGGGGCTGACGGAAGAGCAGTTTCTGCAAAGCTATGATGCCGGAGTATATGAGCGCCCGTCCGTGACTGTTGACATGCTAATTTTTACCGTGATGGAGCAGGAGCAGGATAACTACCGCAAGCTGCCGGAGAAGTCATTGCAGCTTCTGCTGATTAAGCGGGGACAGCATCCGTACCTGGGACAGTGGGCATTGCCGGGAGGCTTTGTTTCAGTGGATGAGAGCATTGAGGATGCGGCCAGAAGAGAGCTTTATACGGAGACGAATATCGATAATATCTATATGGAACAGCTCTATACCTGGGGAGATGTAGGCCGCGATCCGCGCATGCGTGTCATCAGCTGCTCTTATATGGCACTGGTTGACCGGACAACGCTGAATGTGCAGGCGGGTGATGATGCTGCAGATGCTGCCTGGTTCGAGGTGTCGCACCAGTTAATCGAAACGAACCGCACGGAGCTGGAGCAGGGCTACAGGCTGCAGAGGCTGTTCCGTATTACGCTGCACAATGGCCAGACAAGGCTAGCTGGTGTGGTTAAGCACACGGAGACAGTACACGGGCATGTCCGTAAAGCTCACAGTGAGATTATGGAGAGTGAAGGGCTCGCTTTTGATCACCTGCTGATGGTGCAGTACGCCATTGAACGCCTGCGCGGCAAGGTGGAGTATACAGATATTATTTTTAATCTGATGCCGCCGTTATTCACTCTATCCGAGCTGCAGCGGGTGTACGAAATCATACTCGGCAAGGAGCTGTTGGCTGCAGCGTTCCGGAGAAAAATCGCCGACAGTGTGACAGAAACGGATGAATACACGAAAGATGCCGGACACCGGCCGTCCAGGCTGTACCGGTATAATACCAATAAAGAATAA